The Euleptes europaea isolate rEulEur1 chromosome 2, rEulEur1.hap1, whole genome shotgun sequence genome has a segment encoding these proteins:
- the LOC130473788 gene encoding probable transmembrane reductase CYB561D1, translating to MSIAFCLCLTEAILIFSPDGSLFSSCSHRVKVRLHWTAQSLVIVAATLGLAFIVSSKNRSEILHFVSWHSCLGLLTLLAMCGQILCGLCLQISQLLKISVAQLRLYHIMSGLLVYLLATFTVVLGIYSDWFQAQIKGVAWYLCLGLPFCPALVIINQTIRTCLPKKRQHV from the exons ATGTCAATAGCA TTCTGCCTCTGCTTGACTGAAGCCATCCTGATCTTCTCGCCAGATGGCTCCCTCTTCAGCTCCTGCTCCCACAGGGTCAAAGTGCGACTGCATTGGACTGCACAGTCACTGGTGATTGTGGCTGCAACACTGGGTTTGGCCTTCATTGTTTCTAGCAAGAACCGAAGCGAAATCCTTCACTTTGTCTCCTGGCACAGCTGTCTGGGTCTCTTGACACTTCTGGCCATGTGTGGACAGATTTTATGTGGGCTGTGCCTGCAGATTTCACAGCTGCTGAAGATCTCTGTGGCCCAGCTCCGACTGTACCACATCATGTCTGGACTGCTGGTTTACCTGTTAGCCACTTTCACTGTGGTACTAGGCATTTATTCTGACTGGTTTCAGGCCCAGATCAAAGGGGTGGCTTGGTATTTGTGCCTGGGCCTTCCCTTCTGTCCAGCCTTGGTGATTATAAATCAAACTATTAGAACTTGTCTGCCAAAAAAGAGACAGCATGTTTGA
- the ATXN7L2 gene encoding ataxin-7-like protein 2 isoform X2, with translation MAAVDRRLPSLDDFAGQSWSAWVERAGPPAAETGSELEENTKNGSKKLDAMTLIKEERRHGPLSKLYTRTQASSNLQKCHTINGRTLTSGGHGSSKSWREKSQASFSQAQHPPERPDKMPKDSLCLFVPVVNLEKISSLPKPDGDGIKASPKPSDFAISRQSSASSKEAVGKSSLAASPKEPVVPAKAGGNAIVPADGLSRKLENPPILGEKEHVKSLKKMPRKECDLNRQCGVMNPETKKICTRLLTCKIHSVHQRREVQGRAKDFDVLVAELKANARKGEPPKEKSPVRKEAAAERLSQDPFSLPQASLVLPSTSPCRAKQPHSHCALSRSRVSSESDLDDLPTTSGEVDHGLYPFPTPKGAGRVSSEESEDDATEDSRKLDCHYSTRAPRPQAFCTFGSRLVSPGCYVFSRRLDRFCSALSSMLERHLSSHMWKRIPPAADHQLLSTPPPVVLGFSASSTYQNSSSSLVCSLPHSLPSRTSVSSAASATVASRESRTHHSMNYAVGSPHVAAACSQSDCMGGSQSITSPLPANTPSPSFSKLPLTKASKTSKAKELAGSMEPEAMARKRKQSPGASASPPYKQTCFLDLGKSKAASCPVSHSSAKAKPSGISSSSLSLNGTVPAGARIKRVSHLDCRAPIHVPVKASQLENRSSSLNGPKALQANCISEEEAKRRKNTATYCRPVKAKHAPSPLPSPSSSDLGSSIRRKKPVVSLGFEEKQNTMKSKAH, from the exons AGAGACGACATGGACCTCTCAGCAAACTTTATACCCGGACGCAGGCCTCTTCCAATTTGCAGAAGTGCCACACAATCAATGGGCGAACCCTTACCAGTGGAGGTCATGGATCCTCCAAATCCTGGAGGGAGAAGTCCCAGGCCTCCTTCAGTCAAGCCCAGCACCCACCTGAGAGGCCAGACAAGATGCCGAAGGACAGCCTCTG CTTGTTTGTGCCTGTTGTGAACctagagaagatctccagcctTCCAAAGCCAGATGGAGATGGAATCAaggcctccccaaagccctctgACTTTGCTATCTCCAGACAGTCTTCTGCTAGCTCAAAAGAGGCTGTGGGCAAATCTTCCTTAGCAGCATCACCAAAAGAGCCTGTTGTGCCAGCTAAGGCAGGTGGCAATGCTATCGTGCCTGCAGATGGCTTGAGCAGGAAGTTGGAGAACCCTCCTATCTTGGGGGAGAAGGAGCATGTGAAGTCTCTGAAGAAGATGCCAC GGAAAGAATGTGACCTAAACAGGCAGTGTGGGGTAATGAACCCTGAAACCAAGAAGATTTGCACACGGTTACTGACCTGCAAG ATCCATTCGGTGCATCAGCGGCGCGAGGTGCAAGGGCGTGCCAAGGACTTTGACGTCTTGGTAGCCGAGCTGAAGGCCAACGCCAGGAAAGGCGAGCCCCCCAAAGAGAAGAGCCCGGTCAGGAAGGAAGCGGCGGCTGAACGGCTCTCGCAGGACCCCTTTTCGTTGCCGCAGGCATCGCTGGTCCTGCCCAGTACTTCTCCTTGCCGAGCGAAGCAGCCTCACTCCCACTGTGCACTTTCCAG GTCTAGGGTATCCTCTGAAAGTGACCTTGACGACCTGCCCACCACCTCCGGCGAAGTTGACCACGGGCTCTATCCTTTCCCAACGCCCAAAGGCGCTGGTCGGGTTTCGAGCGAGGAGAGTGAGGATGACGCAACAGAAGATTCCCGCAAGCTGGATTGCCATTATTCAACACGGGCACCACGTCCCCAAGCG TTCTGCACCTTTGGAAGTAGATTAGTGAGCCCCGGGTGTTACGTGTTTAGCCGGCGGCTGGATCGGTTCTGCTCAGCACTCAGTTCCATGCTGGAGAGGCATCTCAGTTCTCACATGTGGAA GAGGATCCCTCCAGCTGCTGATCACCAGCTGCTCTCCACTCCACCACCTGTGGTTCTGGGCTTCTCTGCATCCAGCACTTACCAGAACAGCAGTTCCTCTCTGGTTTGCAGCCTTCCCCACAGCCTCCCCAGCAGGACCTCCGTGTCCAGCGCAGCTTCGGCGACAGTTGCCTCCAGGGAGAGTCGCACTCACCACAGTATGAACTATGCAGTGGGGTCGCCCCACGTGGCAGCCGCCTGCAGCCAGTCAGACTGCATGGGTGGGAGCCAGTCCATCACCTCCCCGCTCCCAGCCAACACCCCTTCACCATCCTTCAGCAAGTTGCCTTTGACCAAGGCCAGTAAGACCTCCAAAGCCAAGGAGCTGGCTGGCAGCATGGAGCCAGAGGCCATGGCCCGGAAGCGCAAGCAATCTCCTGGCGCCTCTGCCAGCCCACCTTACAAACAGACCTGTTTTCTGGATCTGGGCAAAAGCAAGGCGGCCAGCTGCCCAGTCTCCCACTCCTCTGCAAAGGCCAAGCCGTCTGGGATCTCTTCCTCCAGCCTCTCCCTCAACGGAACTGTCCCTGCGGGTGCCAGAATCAAGAGGGTAAGCCATCTGGACTGCAGGGCTCCCATCCACGTGCCAGTCAAAGCTTCGCAGCTGGAGAATCGGAGCTCCTCGCTGAACGGGCCCAAAGCATTGCAGGCCAACTGCATCTCAGAGGAGGAAGCCAAGAGGCGCAAGAACACGGCCACTTACTGTCGGCCGGTGAAGGCCAAGCACGCCCCCTCTcccttgccttccccttcctcGTCTGACTTGGGCAGCTCTATCCGAAGGAAGAAACCAGTGGTCTCCTTGGGCTTCGAGGAGAAGCAGAACACAATGAAG TCAAAAGCGCATTAA